In a single window of the Micromonospora inositola genome:
- a CDS encoding HAD family hydrolase — translation MRRPVIFDLFHTLVRGADAERDRVVGEMAVMVGVDPPALVAAYHATWRERLVRWDVAETVRILAGRLGGTPSDEAVARAAAHRCALARRVLASVSPATLDALDALRAAGHPLALLSNATSETAEAWPETVLARRLDAAVFSCQLGVAKPDPASYLAAADRLGAAPTDCVYVGDGADGELAGAAAIGMTVLRTTEHNDTDPAWDGRTLASLAELPALLRG, via the coding sequence GTGCGCCGACCGGTGATCTTCGACCTCTTCCACACCCTGGTCCGCGGCGCGGACGCCGAGCGCGACCGGGTGGTCGGCGAGATGGCCGTCATGGTGGGCGTGGACCCGCCGGCGCTGGTCGCCGCGTACCACGCGACGTGGCGGGAGCGGCTGGTCCGCTGGGACGTCGCGGAGACCGTCCGGATCCTGGCCGGGCGGCTCGGCGGCACGCCCTCCGACGAGGCGGTGGCCCGGGCGGCCGCCCACCGGTGCGCGCTGGCCCGACGGGTGCTGGCCTCGGTGTCACCGGCCACTCTGGACGCGCTCGACGCGCTGCGGGCCGCCGGCCACCCGCTCGCCCTGCTCAGCAACGCCACCTCGGAGACCGCCGAGGCGTGGCCGGAGACCGTGCTGGCCCGGCGGCTGGACGCGGCCGTCTTCTCCTGCCAGCTGGGCGTGGCCAAGCCGGACCCGGCCAGCTACCTCGCCGCCGCCGACCGGCTGGGCGCCGCACCGACCGACTGCGTCTACGTCGGGGACGGCGCGGACGGCGAGCTGGCCGGAGCGGCGGCGATCGGCATGACGGTGCTGCGGACGACCGAGCACAACGACACGGACCCGGCCTGGGACGGCCGCACGCTCGCCTCCCTGGCCGAGCTGCCCGCCCTGCTACGCGGCTGA
- a CDS encoding antitoxin: MSDFMDKAKDVAGQHDKQVDKGLDKAGDMADQRTGGKYDEQTDKGVDKAQQRTGQGDTDR, encoded by the coding sequence ATGAGTGACTTCATGGACAAGGCCAAGGACGTCGCCGGCCAGCACGACAAGCAGGTCGACAAGGGGCTGGACAAGGCCGGCGACATGGCCGACCAGCGCACCGGCGGCAAGTACGACGAGCAGACCGACAAGGGTGTCGACAAGGCGCAGCAGCGGACCGGCCAGGGCGACACCGACCGCTGA
- a CDS encoding AI-2E family transporter — protein MVEDGTGRTPEVTAERTRAAGPRQAWAGLPWPVRTAVTWSACLVVVIAGLWLLGKIAVLLAPLAIALAGTLFLTALLDPVLLLLRRLRVPAAPAALLTILLLLGVLVGVGVLVWNLTASQFGELSQQLDQGLERSRDFVTSTLPITDAQLDRLIQQTRDGLSGSAPDPIGGARTAAEVAGSVLLALVLLFFLLKDGRSMWRWVLRRMTGPNRAVTAEAGRVGWRTLGSYSRGTMIIAAIDAIGIGLALVLLGVPLALPLALITFLGGFVPIIGATVAGAVAVLVALAANGPTTALLTLAAVIAVQQIEGNLLEPLIMKRQVQLHPAVILVVVTAGTLIAGIAGAFVSVPIAAVTWRIIDTVQRHREPATGSAHT, from the coding sequence GTGGTCGAGGACGGTACCGGGCGGACGCCCGAGGTGACGGCGGAGCGCACCCGCGCGGCGGGACCCCGACAGGCCTGGGCGGGCCTGCCCTGGCCGGTCCGGACCGCGGTGACGTGGAGCGCCTGCCTGGTGGTGGTGATCGCCGGGCTGTGGCTGCTGGGCAAGATCGCGGTGCTGCTGGCGCCGCTGGCCATCGCGCTGGCCGGGACGCTCTTCCTCACCGCGCTGCTCGACCCGGTGCTGCTCCTGCTGCGCCGGCTCCGGGTGCCGGCGGCCCCCGCCGCCCTGCTCACCATCCTGCTGCTGCTCGGGGTCCTGGTCGGGGTGGGCGTGCTGGTGTGGAACCTGACCGCGAGCCAGTTCGGTGAGCTGAGCCAGCAGCTCGACCAGGGCCTGGAACGCAGCCGCGACTTCGTCACCTCCACCCTGCCGATCACCGACGCCCAGCTGGACCGGCTGATCCAGCAGACCCGGGACGGGCTGAGCGGCAGCGCCCCCGACCCGATCGGCGGGGCGCGCACCGCCGCCGAGGTGGCCGGTTCCGTGCTGCTGGCGCTGGTGCTGCTCTTCTTCCTGCTCAAGGACGGCCGGTCCATGTGGCGGTGGGTGCTGCGCCGGATGACCGGTCCGAACCGGGCGGTCACCGCGGAGGCCGGCCGGGTCGGCTGGCGGACGCTCGGCTCGTACAGCCGGGGCACGATGATCATCGCGGCGATCGACGCGATCGGCATCGGCCTGGCGCTGGTGCTGCTCGGGGTGCCGCTGGCCCTGCCGCTGGCGCTGATCACCTTCCTCGGCGGGTTCGTGCCGATCATCGGCGCAACGGTGGCGGGCGCGGTGGCGGTGCTGGTCGCCCTCGCCGCGAACGGCCCGACGACCGCGCTGCTCACGCTGGCCGCGGTGATCGCCGTCCAGCAGATCGAGGGCAACCTGCTGGAGCCGCTGATCATGAAGCGTCAGGTGCAGCTGCACCCCGCGGTCATCCTGGTCGTGGTCACGGCCGGCACCCTGATCGCCGGCATCGCCGGCGCCTTCGTCTCGGTGCCCATCGCCGCCGTCACCTGGCGGATCATCGACACCGTCCAACGCCACCGCGAGCCGGCGACCGGGTCCGCCCACACCTGA
- a CDS encoding dienelactone hydrolase family protein, whose protein sequence is MRTREVTIPVVADGLPADLIIPERATGVVLFAHGSGSSRHSPRNVAVAHVLNDRSLATVLVDLLTPAEDAVDARTAELRFDIGMLADRLAAIVDWMATDPDLGPLPVGLFGASTGAAAALVAAAARPERVRAVVSRGGRPDLAGTALSQVRAPTLLLVGGLDEEVIVLNEQAQAKLGDVAELRIVPGATHLFEEPGTLDQVADHAAGWFANRLAVPA, encoded by the coding sequence ATGCGTACGCGCGAGGTGACGATCCCGGTGGTCGCGGACGGCCTGCCGGCCGACCTGATCATTCCCGAGCGGGCGACGGGGGTGGTGCTCTTCGCCCACGGCAGCGGCAGTTCCCGGCACAGCCCGCGCAACGTCGCGGTGGCCCACGTGCTCAACGACCGGTCGCTGGCCACCGTGCTGGTCGACCTGCTCACCCCGGCGGAGGACGCGGTGGACGCCCGTACCGCCGAGCTGCGCTTCGACATCGGGATGCTGGCCGACCGGTTGGCCGCGATCGTGGACTGGATGGCCACCGACCCGGACCTCGGCCCGCTGCCGGTCGGCCTCTTCGGCGCCAGCACCGGCGCCGCGGCCGCCCTGGTCGCCGCGGCCGCCCGCCCGGAGCGGGTCCGGGCGGTGGTCTCCCGTGGCGGCCGACCGGACCTGGCCGGCACCGCACTGTCGCAGGTCCGGGCGCCGACGCTGCTGCTGGTGGGTGGGCTGGACGAGGAGGTGATCGTGCTCAACGAGCAGGCGCAGGCCAAGCTGGGGGACGTCGCGGAGCTGCGGATCGTCCCCGGCGCCACCCACCTCTTCGAGGAACCCGGCACCCTCGACCAGGTCGCCGACCACGCCGCCGGCTGGTTCGCCAACCGGCTCGCCGTCCCGGCCTGA
- a CDS encoding MerR family transcriptional regulator, protein MLIGELAERAATSTRTLRYYETRGLVRPRRSANGYRVYDEAELRVVHEIRALLAVGFDLDDIRPFVACLRAGNSSGDVCPDSVAVLRRKLAEVDDYLDRLGTVRRQLHDQLAQAIAHREKTCLRTRNRPD, encoded by the coding sequence ATGCTGATCGGTGAGCTGGCGGAACGTGCCGCCACGAGCACCCGCACCCTGCGGTACTACGAGACCCGGGGACTGGTACGACCACGCCGCTCGGCCAACGGCTACCGGGTGTACGACGAGGCCGAGCTGCGCGTGGTGCACGAGATCCGGGCGCTGTTGGCGGTGGGCTTCGACCTCGACGACATCCGGCCGTTCGTGGCCTGCCTGCGGGCCGGCAACAGCTCCGGCGACGTCTGCCCGGACTCGGTCGCCGTGCTGCGCCGCAAGCTCGCCGAGGTGGACGACTACCTCGACCGGCTCGGCACGGTACGGCGGCAACTGCACGACCAGTTGGCCCAGGCGATCGCCCACCGGGAGAAGACATGCCTCAGGACACGGAACAGGCCCGACTGA
- a CDS encoding thioredoxin family protein translates to MPQDTEQARLTTVTDDTFAATVLASTRPVVVDFWAEWCPPCRAVSKHLAELAEEFGDALLFAALNSDENPATTRAYGVMSMPTLLVFRGGEVVGSIVGARPKNHLRLSFARHLEG, encoded by the coding sequence ATGCCTCAGGACACGGAACAGGCCCGACTGACCACGGTCACCGACGACACGTTCGCCGCGACGGTGCTGGCCAGCACCCGGCCGGTGGTGGTCGACTTCTGGGCGGAGTGGTGCCCGCCCTGCCGGGCGGTCTCGAAGCACCTGGCCGAGCTGGCCGAGGAGTTCGGCGACGCGCTGCTCTTCGCCGCGCTCAACTCCGACGAGAATCCGGCCACCACCCGGGCGTACGGGGTGATGTCCATGCCGACGCTGCTGGTCTTCCGGGGCGGCGAGGTGGTCGGCTCGATCGTCGGCGCCCGGCCCAAGAACCACCTCCGGCTGAGCTTCGCGCGACACCTCGAGGGGTGA
- a CDS encoding glycoside hydrolase family 65 protein — MIRERAYPVEPWHVREVRLDMDVLAQSESVFALSNGHVGLRGNLDEGEPHGLPGTYLNSFYELRPLPYAEAGFGFPESGQTIVNVTNGKLIRLLVDDEPLDVRYGELLSHERVLDLRAGTLHRELHWRSPAGREVKVRSTRLVSFTQRSVAMINYEVEAVDGPIRLILQSELVANETLPAQSRDPRVAAVLESPLQAEEELTTDDGGLLIHRTKVSGLRVAAAMAHDVHGPERTTIESEGYEDWVRTTVGCVLKPGQTLRVVKYLTYGWSSRRSLPALRDQVGAAEAAARLDGWDGLRREQREYLDEFWDAADVRVEGDPEVQQAVRFGLFHVLQAGARAERRPISAKGLTGPGYDGHAFWDTEMFVLPVLTYTQPSAARDALYWRHSTLAQAHERARTLNLEGAAFPWRTIDGPESSAYWPAGTAAFHIAADVADALRRYLLVTGDDTLEQEIGLELLVETARLWRSLGHHDRNGQFHIDGVTGPDEYTAVKDDNIYTNLMAQRNLLTAADCAMRRRDQAFDLGVSEEEAAAWRDAANAMHVPYDEDLDVHAQVEGFTRLQEWDFEHTPPEKYPLLLHYPYFDLYRKQVIKQADLVLAMHWRGDAFTGEQKVRNFLYYERRTVRDSSLSACTQAVMAAEVGHPELAHRYLREAALMDLHDLSENTRDGVHMASLAGAWMALVAGFGGLRDHDGTLSFSPRLSSRLSRLEFSLQWRSMHLRVDVRPHQTTYSLRHAGPDAVLELRHHGETIRVTRDQPVTVPVPPAHPSGPAPEQPPGRAPLLHLPEHAT; from the coding sequence TGATCCGCGAACGGGCCTATCCGGTCGAGCCGTGGCACGTCCGGGAGGTCCGCCTCGACATGGACGTGCTGGCCCAGTCCGAGTCGGTCTTCGCCCTCTCCAACGGGCACGTCGGGCTGCGCGGCAACCTGGACGAGGGTGAGCCGCACGGCCTGCCCGGCACCTACCTCAACTCCTTCTACGAGCTGCGTCCGCTGCCGTACGCGGAGGCCGGGTTCGGCTTCCCCGAGTCGGGCCAGACCATCGTCAACGTCACCAACGGCAAGCTGATCCGGCTGCTCGTCGACGACGAGCCGCTCGACGTCCGGTACGGCGAGCTCCTCTCCCACGAGCGGGTGCTCGATTTGCGCGCCGGCACCCTGCACCGGGAGCTGCACTGGCGATCGCCGGCCGGGCGGGAGGTCAAGGTCCGCAGCACCCGGCTGGTGTCGTTCACCCAGCGGTCCGTCGCCATGATCAACTACGAGGTCGAGGCGGTCGACGGGCCGATCCGGCTGATCCTCCAGTCCGAGCTGGTCGCGAACGAGACCCTGCCGGCGCAGAGCCGCGACCCCCGGGTGGCCGCCGTACTGGAGTCGCCGTTGCAGGCCGAGGAGGAGCTGACCACCGACGACGGCGGGCTGCTGATCCACCGCACCAAGGTCAGCGGGCTCCGGGTCGCCGCCGCCATGGCGCACGACGTGCACGGCCCCGAGCGGACCACCATCGAGTCCGAGGGGTACGAGGACTGGGTCCGGACCACCGTCGGCTGCGTGCTCAAGCCCGGCCAGACGCTGCGGGTGGTCAAGTACCTGACGTACGGCTGGTCCAGCCGGCGGTCCCTGCCGGCCCTGCGCGACCAGGTCGGCGCGGCCGAGGCCGCCGCCCGGCTGGACGGCTGGGACGGGCTGCGCCGGGAGCAGCGGGAGTACCTCGACGAGTTCTGGGACGCCGCCGACGTCCGGGTGGAGGGCGACCCGGAGGTCCAGCAGGCCGTCCGCTTCGGGCTGTTCCACGTGCTCCAGGCCGGTGCCAGGGCCGAGCGGCGGCCGATCTCCGCCAAGGGGCTGACCGGCCCGGGCTACGACGGACACGCGTTCTGGGACACCGAGATGTTCGTCCTGCCGGTGCTCACGTACACCCAGCCGAGCGCGGCCCGGGACGCGCTGTACTGGCGGCACTCCACCCTGGCCCAGGCGCACGAGCGCGCCCGGACCCTGAACCTGGAGGGCGCCGCCTTCCCATGGCGGACCATCGATGGCCCCGAGTCGTCGGCGTACTGGCCGGCGGGCACGGCCGCGTTCCACATCGCCGCCGACGTCGCCGACGCGCTGCGGCGGTACCTCCTGGTCACCGGGGACGACACGCTCGAACAGGAGATCGGCCTCGAGCTGCTGGTGGAGACCGCCCGGCTGTGGCGCTCGCTGGGGCACCACGACCGCAACGGCCAGTTCCACATCGACGGGGTGACCGGCCCGGACGAGTACACCGCGGTCAAGGACGACAACATCTACACCAACCTGATGGCGCAGCGGAACCTGCTGACCGCCGCCGACTGCGCGATGCGCCGCCGGGACCAGGCGTTCGACCTCGGGGTGAGCGAGGAGGAGGCGGCCGCCTGGCGGGACGCCGCCAACGCCATGCACGTCCCGTACGACGAGGACCTGGACGTGCACGCGCAGGTCGAGGGCTTCACCCGGTTGCAGGAGTGGGACTTCGAGCACACCCCGCCCGAGAAGTACCCGCTGCTGCTGCACTACCCGTACTTCGACCTGTACCGCAAGCAGGTGATCAAGCAGGCCGACCTGGTGCTCGCCATGCACTGGCGGGGCGACGCGTTCACCGGCGAGCAGAAGGTGCGCAACTTCCTCTACTACGAGCGCCGGACGGTCCGCGACTCGTCGCTGTCGGCCTGCACCCAGGCGGTGATGGCGGCCGAGGTGGGTCACCCGGAGCTGGCCCACCGCTACCTGCGCGAGGCCGCCCTGATGGACCTGCACGACCTGAGCGAGAACACTCGCGACGGCGTGCACATGGCCTCGCTGGCCGGCGCCTGGATGGCCCTGGTCGCCGGCTTCGGCGGCCTGCGCGACCACGACGGGACGCTCTCCTTCTCGCCGCGGCTCTCCAGCCGGCTCAGCCGACTCGAGTTCTCGCTGCAGTGGCGGTCGATGCACCTGCGCGTGGACGTCCGGCCGCACCAGACGACGTACTCGCTGCGGCACGCCGGGCCGGACGCCGTGCTGGAGCTGCGCCACCACGGCGAGACGATCCGGGTCACCCGAGACCAGCCGGTCACCGTGCCGGTGCCGCCGGCCCACCCGTCCGGGCCGGCGCCGGAGCAGCCGCCCGGCCGGGCGCCCCTGCTGCACCTGCCCGAGCACGCGACCTGA